The DNA window gttttctagtttaggctagttttcatttcagttaagtttctaatttcatgttcctattttcctatatattggttgtaatcgattaaAGATTCAgagagagtgatttgattattgaatgaatgtgttgagtgtgattctcctttttcccctctctactctgattccccctctcttccctaagggttctccatcaccaCTTGGTCATAttcacatagtaatatatagaCTGAGATACAGGATCCTTAAAACAATTGCCACTCTACCAAAACAAAGAACTTTTTATTCATCTGTAGAAATCCAAGGCCTATGATCATCGTCTCTTAAGGATATGTCATATTCCAATTCAGAAACTGGTCAAACTAGtgcaaaaagaatatgaaattTTCTTCTCCACCACTGTCCTCTTCAAGAAAATGAGTTTAATGGCAGAGCAATCAAAACTTCCTCTGCTTGTCCTACAGCATTCAATTCCTAGACAGGAAGCGGATTTAGCTATTTCAAACAGTTGCTTACATCTTCACAGGGAGGTCCATGGTGGTTCTATGGACGCCCTGTACTACTACCAAAGCTGTTGATAAATTGTGTCAAATTGGGTATTGAGGTATTCCAGGTATTGTGGCCCTTATCTAACATTATGCAGTTCCTTGTTGTTTGGTGTCAATGCTGGCTCTGCTGTATTGATATTTGATGCATCAATATATTCCTCACCTTTCTGTTCTTAATGAAACTAATTCATCCCCAACCCActcccaaaagaaaagagagaaaaaaaaaaaggaatatgaAAAGATGCCATACCTCGGAGGACTTTAGAAGGGACATTGTCTGAAAACTCAGCATCCTTTGATCCTCGTTCTGTTCCCAGAGAATAGAGTACAGTAGCAAAACTCTTTTCCTTGCCAGAAGCTTCGAAACCCagtgaaaatacaatttttgtCCGTAACATGGCATAATGTAAGATTGAACAAAATGCAATGCACAATACTGGAGATGCAAGAAGAAAGTTCGGTAACTGCTTCAACCGGAAATATCTCAAGAAACCTACTTCCCTGACATAAAAGAAGCCACCACCGAAAGAAAACATTACCCCAACATCTGCAACTCTCATTGAAATGGCTCAACATAAACTTAGATTAGGAAACACAAGGAAAACCAGTAATATTGAAGATTTAAAAACAGGTTTATATCTCAGAATCATGCAACAGACCCTGAATCTTGCAACTGATCAGCCATGTATCAACAGATCCAACAGGTACACAgtcaactaataaaacattgtCAAACCAGTTTGTTTTTGGAATGTAGCATTGAATAAATGAATTTCAGAGATTAACTCACCAGTAATGGCTTTGAATATAATCGTAAAGAAGTGGTAGTCTTGCTTTGCACCAGGGCTTCATTTCATCAGGCAAATGTCCAAGGCAAATATTATAGTATCCATAAACTTGGAAAGCAATAAATGGTGCAAAAATACATAGAGATCGCACAAGTCCAGCAATGATTATCAGCACTGCCAactggagaagagaaaaaataaattaaatcgagcaggaaaaagaaaggtaagATGAATTAGAACTAATATTGGACCTCTGCTGTGATGCCAGTCAAGTGGTCTTTAGTACCCACTCAGCACATCTCTTGTATTTATACAGAAGTTGTACAACCCAAAATGTGAAATGTAATATGCAATAACATTCACTTTTAGTATTGTTAAGacgttaaaaaagaaaataacctTGATTTTGAAAGATATGGCTTGCAATTGCACATGGAACAATTTGCAAAATAGCAAACGCTTACATCGAAATGTCATAAGCTATAATGATGTCAAAACATAAAATACTATAAAATGACTAATTGAAAAGAGCAGAAAAAATGTAGATGATAAAATCACTTCCTAAAATAATTTGGCATATCTAGAGCAGGCTTGAGCAGTGGAAGGTGAGGCTGAGATATTATGTCTAGAATGATGGTCAATATACAAGGGCATCCATGCAACCTTCAAATATTTCCGTTTCCCTCTCACAAATCCAATGGATAGGATTAACTGTTAAGGGCTAGGGAACTACCGGAAAAGGCTGAAATACACTTGTGTTTATACACAGTTTCGACAGAATTATAACATTAGCATACCAAAAGATATAAATTCATGAAGACATAAATCTCAGAAATATGGAGAGGTGCAGAGTTAAAATTACAATACAGGTTGGGTTGCCAGGTATTAGCACAAAAAGCCTAACAGTGTCACAAATTATTtgatatgtaaaatatatgCAAATATTTTTAAAGTACTACCTAATTGGGAAACTTCCTTTATACTCAGCAGAGAGAAAAGGAATGCTTCATGTCTCACAGATAGAAGCAGCATAACCTAGCCACCAGAGCTATTAATTTAAAAGCCAAACACATCACCTAGCCATGTATATCTATAGCTTTCAACGATTGATGATATAGTTTGACTTGAGAGGTGCATAGTTGCAAATTTTATGGACTCATACAGAGTTTCTGCTCCTACCCCTTCATCTTTTCAGGTTCTCTTATCTTACACTGGATGTCTGTCTGACACCAAAAAATGTGTCCTCAACCAATTTTGTGGACATACTGTAATATTAGGTACCTAAGCAAGAACTAGTAATGTTTTAGTGACACAAATGCATCTTTTCTAAAAACCAAAGTTTTCTAAAATGACACCATTTTGATAATTCTCTTCTGTTTCTTTCTGATCAAGCTCGAACTGCTATGGTTTATTATTGCTTAAATTTTGGATCTTAGATATATGatacatgaaattactttttcACAGGTTGGATGCATCTTGGCATGTATGCATTTGTATCTATCTCAAGAAATGCCATAACCAAAGGGAACTGccagaagaaaagataaaagacTTACACTGGCACGCTTCTTTTTAAATATGGCATCATAAGCATGATGCATAGTCTGAAAACAAATATAGCCAGCATTTAGCACCCCATTTGACCTTGCAGAACCAGAGAGTGCAAACAGCAGCACAGGAATATTATTTGAACCACTTATGAAGTGATACAGTCCTCCAAGTGAAAGTAGAGAGTACAGACTTTCTGAGTATCTGCAAATCAGGAGAAAAAGCTGTAAGTTCAGTCTATCATTTCTGTACAGTCAGGTATGAACAGCTTCTAACAATAATCTCTTTTTGTAAGGAAATAAAGATGAAGGTGCCAGCTGGTTCAGCTGGTAAAGTCTGTAGCATGTTGTCGCCAAGACTAGGGATCAAATCCCACTTCACCTCAccacctatcaaaaaaaaaaaaaaaaaaaaaaaaacaaaacaaaacaaaaggaatCAGATGACTACAGTgatgaataaaaaatggaagCTGGATTgaagcaaaataaaattgatgCCCTAAACGCTGCCCCTGTGTCCTTCAAGACAATAACTGAAAGCCTGAAAAAGGGATAAAATACCATTAATGAGGAGCAAATATGAACATCACAAACACTGAAAACATATATGGTAAATAAAGAAACACAATACATTTTTACAACAGAGAAGAAAAGTTGTTCAAAGTTGAAAGTTCCTTTTCTTGCTTTATTTCTAGGGGATTTGATACTCAGAATTCCAATTGAGaggaaataacaaagaaattcAAATTAACATAAGGATGGTGGGGAACCATCACATAGTTTGAGCGGCCTGGCCGGCTATGATAAGTTTATTAAAGCAGCCCATCCTCATTGTGCCACGTGGAATGATGTTGTGGCATTTCTGATCAACGGATAGACACTACATGGCCTAGATAAGTTACGTGTCAATTTCAGATCCTAACAATAAAAAACCCTCATAcgtattggcatgcatccccatgtatgtccatgcatacCTATGGTACTCCGACCACAAGTGTGCACTCTCCTATAGtcttgaattttcaaacttctattttttttcacttggcAAACTCTATTTCTCTCCGATCTCTCTCACCCTTTTTGGTTACCAAACACCCCTTGAGAAAGAAGGTTTGCAGTTGTATTCCTTCCTGATTGGCACAAATTAGCCCCAGAGAGAAATCCCCTCTGCAAAAgcttttattttaaaacaattttgttaaatccttacacgcttctctctctctctctctctgtctctctctctctaatcatttctagggtttcgtAGACGCAACTCTGTTTTGCGGATGCAGTTTACTTTTGATTTATTAGTTTACTATTCCAGACTTTGCTAAGCCCATGAAGTAATTTCAGGTCCTTCTAACATTGTTGTTGTCAAATCTAAAGAAGAATTCAACAATTCACTTCAGAAggttcaaggtaaagggttttaatttgcttttaattcttcacCCTTTCTTTCTAACTAGAATCATGTCATggttttataatttctttgTTTCACAACATAAATAAATTGCTCACAGCAAGACAGAATTGTACTCTAACCTAGTACTCTCGGCTAGTTGCATATGTTAAACGGTTGAACATTCCAACTGGTATTGTGGGTGCTTGTCGTCTGGATTTATCATACAGAATGTCCTAATATACGTGCTATTTAAATTCATCTAATCTCAAAATGTTTCTATACTCACGTTGCCAAAACTGATAATTTAATGTTTCAGTGTCATCTTGATATTGTAGACTGTTTATCAGAGTTATAAACAGAATGCATTAGTCACAGGCTTCTTTTATGTCTCTGTCTTTACCAGAATGTTATAGACAGAATATACATCACTCAATTTTGTTCTCTGGGGAAGAAAGATGGATAATAATAAACATCTGGAGATGAGCAACCACTTGCCTGTAAAAATAAACCACCGCAAACAAGAAGGCAATGTTATTGAGAACATAGCCCGACAAACCCAACACCGC is part of the Macadamia integrifolia cultivar HAES 741 chromosome 9, SCU_Mint_v3, whole genome shotgun sequence genome and encodes:
- the LOC122087921 gene encoding GPI mannosyltransferase 2, with the protein product MSKKSSNNESISAKTDAVDESRLVFRAVVVSRLLLLGLIVFWRSLLSPYDTSASLNPNCLTSDSTVISPVNSVLWPRIGAAIEGSIVWDGVYFVRIAQCGYEYEQTYAFLPLLPICIYVLSRTVFAPLIPLIGYRAVLGLSGYVLNNIAFLFAVVYFYRLSVIVLKDTGAAFRASILFCFNPASIFYSSLYSESLYSLLSLGGLYHFISGSNNIPVLLFALSGSARSNGVLNAGYICFQTMHHAYDAIFKKKRASLAVLIIIAGLVRSLCIFAPFIAFQVYGYYNICLGHLPDEMKPWCKARLPLLYDYIQSHYWEVGFLRYFRLKQLPNFLLASPVLCIAFCSILHYAMLRTKIVFSLGFEASGKEKSFATVLYSLGTERGSKDAEFSDNVPSKVLRDRTVRQRKEKSKPQTRDSFQNPLPSGDYACLPEKTGYFSILVLPFILHLGFMAATAFFVMHVQVATRFLSASPVLYWFASYIMVSPGTSRRWGYLIWAYSTAYILIGSLLFSNFYPFT